From Anopheles arabiensis isolate DONGOLA chromosome 3, AaraD3, whole genome shotgun sequence, a single genomic window includes:
- the LOC120902716 gene encoding NADH dehydrogenase [ubiquinone] flavoprotein 1, mitochondrial: MANALVRINCMPKQQLVALVPAALRNSAVVVASSNNKQQVRLQSAQASAPPPQTKTKFGPLADQDRIFTNLYGRHDWRLKGALKRGDWYKTKEILLKGTDWILNEMKVSGLRGRGGAGFPTGMKWSFMNKPSDGRPKYLVVNADEGEPGTCKDREIMRHDPHKLIEGCLIAGRAMGARAAYIYIRGEFYNEASNMQLAIAEAYQAGLIGKNACGSGYDFDVFMHRGAGAYICGEETALIESLEGKQGKPRLKPPFPADVGVFGCPTTVSNVETVAVAPTICRRGGTWFASFGRTRNSGTKLFNISGHVNTPCTVEEEMSIPLKELIERHAGGIRGGWDNLLGIIPGGSSTPVIPKSVCEDVLMDFDGLVQAQTSLGTAAIIVMDKSTDIIKAISRLIMFYKHESCGQCTPCREGIAWMNKIMHRFVTGNARPAEIDMLWEISKQIEGHTICALGDGAAWPVQGLIRHFRPEIESRMKQYEQKQAAGKN, from the exons atggCAAACGCACTAGTGCGTATTAATTGCATGCCAAAGCAGCAATTGG TGGCCCTTGTTCCGGCTGCCCTACGCAATTCGGCTGTTGTTgtggccagcagcaacaacaagcagCAAGTTCGTCTGCAGTCGGCTCAAGCatccgcaccaccaccgcaaaCGAAGACCAAGTTCGGTCCATTGGCCGACCAGGACCGTATTTTCACCAACCTGTACGGTCGGCATGATTGGCGCTTGAAGGGCGCACTCAAGCGCGGAGATTGGTACAAGACGAAGGAGATTCTGCTGAAGGGCACGGACTGGATTTTGA ATGAAATGAAAGTATCGGGCTTGCGTGGACGTGGAGGTGCCGGTTTCCCAACTGGCATGAAATGGTCGTTCATGAACAAACCATCCGACGGCCGTCCGAAGTATTTGGTGGTGAATGCTGACGAGGGTGAACCGGGCACTTGCAAGGACCGGGAGATCATGCGCCACGATCCGCACAAGCTGATCGAAGGTTGCCTGATCGCAGGTCGTGCGATGGGCGCACGTGCTGCTTACATTTATATTCGAGGTGAATTTTACAACGAAGCTTCCAACATGCAGTTGGCCATCGCTGAAGCTTACCAAGCCGGCTTGATTGGAAAGAACGCTTGTGGTTCTGGTTACGACTTCGATGTGTTCATGCATCGCGGTGCAGGAGCCTACATTTGTGGCGAGGAAACGGCGCTGATTGAATCCCTTGAGGGAAAGCAGGGAAAGCCGCGTCTAAAGCCCCCATTCCCGGCTGACGTCGGCGTGTTCGGTTGTCCGACGACGGTCTCGAACGTGGAAACCGTGGCTGTCGCTCCGACCATTTGTCGCCGTGGTGGCACTTGGTTTGCCAGCTTCGGACGCACCCGTAACTCTGGTACTAAGCTGTTCAATATCTCCGGCCACGTTAACACTCCGTGCACGGTCGAAGAAGAGATGTCGATTCCGCTGAAGGAGCTAATCGAGCGCCACGCGGGCGGTATTCGCGGAGGATGGGACAATCTGCTGGGAATCATCCCTGGTGGTTCTTCGACGCCGGTCATTCCGAAATCGGTGTGCGAGGATGTGCTGATGGACTTTGACGGTTTGGTGCAGGCGCAGACCTCTCTGGGAACGGCGGCCATCATCGTAATGGATAAGTCGACCGACATCATCAAGGCCATCTCGCGGCTGATCATGTTCTACAAGCACGAAAGCTGCGGCCAATGCACGCCGTGCCGTGAGGGAATCGCGTGGATGAACAAGATTATGCATCGTTTCGTAACCGGTAACGCTCGTCCGGCGGAGATCGATATGTTGTGGGAAATTTCCAAACAGATCGAAGGGCACACCATTTGTGCGTTGGGCGATGGTGCCGCTTGGCCAGTGCAGG GCCTTATCCGACACTTCCGCCCGGAAATCGAGTCCAGGATGAAGCAGTACGAGCAAAAGCAAGCCGCCGGTAAGAATTAG
- the LOC120901505 gene encoding zinc finger CCCH domain-containing protein 11A-like yields the protein MDLPRNLHDCYFFYYSTCKKGTNCEYRHEPAALGHEKTCKLWAEGKCYNRTCTMRHMKIEKPRSATPCFWEDQPGGCRKPHCVFQHKIPKPAQPTTSNVGVPVQPAAAAAAANAAAAHLMHSTSAAVVLDYNYATLLPRII from the coding sequence ATGGACCTTCCGAGGAACCTGCACGATTGCTACTTCTTTTACTATTCGACATGTAAAAAGGGGACGAACTGCGAGTACCGCCATGAGCCGGCGGCACTTGGGCATGAGAAGACCTGCAAGCTGTGGGCAGAGGGCAAATGCTACAACCGCACCTGCACGATGCGCCACATGAAGATCGAAAAGCCGCGCTCGGCCACGCCGTGCTTCTGGGAGGATCAGCCGGGCGGATGCCGCAAGCCGCATTGCGTGTTCCAGCACAAGATACCGAAGCCCGCGCAGCCGACGACGAGCAATGTGGGCGTTCCGGTGCAGCCGGcagctgcggccgccgcagcCAACGCAGCAGCCGCCCATCTTATGCACTCGACTTCGGCCGCAGTCGTCCTGGACTACAACTATGCAACCTTGCTGCCGAGAATCATCTAA
- the LOC120901504 gene encoding E3 ubiquitin-protein ligase PPP1R11-like, with the protein MSAETPTGISRTVTETILQDESVPGTSSSGPQEPPVLRLRLQKPRNGKKVQWTNGTVDNEHMNKKKSKCCCIYVKPRAFGESSSESEDECEHCFGHVELKKKNQKVPPMPVKRDDGDNDDGEPHNADGIDGNSLGSSNGGTPSEPPSASGGE; encoded by the exons ATGAGCGCCGAAACTCCAACTGGTATTAGCCGAACCGTTACCGAAACAATCCTTCAGGATGAATCGGTTCCCGgcacgagcagcagcggccCGCAG GAACCACCTGTACTACGGTTACGGTTGCAAAAGCCACGCAACGGCAAAAAAGTACAATGGACAAACGGAACCGTCGACAACGAGCATatgaacaagaaaaagtccAAATGTTGTTGCATCTACGTGAAACCGCGAGCCTTCGGCGAAAGCTCATCCGAAAGTGAAGATGAATGTGAACATTGCTTTGGTCATGTTGAGTTGAAGAAAAAGAACCAGAAAGTTCCACCGATGCCAGTGAAACGTGATGACGGGGATAACGACGACGGGGAACCACATAATGCTGACGGTATTGACGGAAACTCGCTGGGTTCGTCAAACGGCGGTACTCCGTCGGAACCACCGTCAGCATCGGGCGGAGAgtag
- the LOC120901503 gene encoding succinate--hydroxymethylglutarate CoA-transferase, whose protein sequence is MLLKRLLPPASVIINGIRRAHIATETGGKQFPLEGVLILDLTRIVAGPYCTMVLGDLGAEVYKIERPYEGDESRKWGPPFMRNSTDSVYFMAANRNKKSVCVNLKTGREVIYELAKKCDVLVENYVPGKLDSLGLGYETLKSIAPSLVYCSITGFGSQGPYKAKPGYDVIAASMGGLLHITGSEDGPPAKVGIAITDIATGLYAHGAILAALLQRHRTGRGQKIDVNLFSTQVACLINVASNYLNAGKEAKRWGTAHESIVPYEAFETKTGYITLGCGSDAQFVSLCRLLGVAELAQDERFASNRTRVSHRKELIAILSDILKSKSSSDWMHIFEGASFPVGPINSMKEVFEDRHLQAIGMVKTLPHPLAGEVKLVGPPVVYGEAKNEITSVPPQLGQHTDEVLRGLLGYGDSELQRLRNEKIIQ, encoded by the coding sequence ATGTTGCTAAAGCGCTTACTGCCACCTGCTTCCGTGATCATCAATGGCATCCGGCGTGCACACATTGCCACTGAGACggggggaaaacaatttcctcTGGAAGGAGTCCTCATCCTTGATCTAACGCGCATCGTTGCCGGGCCGTACTGTACCATGGTGCTCGGAGATCTCGGTGCGGAAGTGTACAAGATCGAGCGACCGTATGAGGGTGACGAATCGCGCAAATGGGGCCCTCCGTTCATGCGCAACTCGACCGACTCCGTGTACTTCATGGCGGCGAATCGGAACAAGAAGAGCGTTTGCGTGAACTTGAAGACGGGTCGAGAGGTGATCTACGAGCTGGCCAAGAAGTGCGACGTCTTGGTAGAGAACTACGTGCCCGGGAAGCTGGACTCGCTAGGGCTGGGCTACGAAACGCTCAAATCGATCGCTCCATCGTTAGTGTACTGTTCCATTACAGGTTTCGGGTCGCAGGGCCCGTATAAGGCTAAACCAGGCTACGACGTTATCGCCGCATCCATGGGTGGGTTGCTACACATTACCGGAAGCGAGGACGGACCACCGGCCAAGGTTGGCATAGCGATCACGGACATTGCCACGGGACTGTATGCACACGGTGCAATACTAGCCGCGCTATTGCAGCGGCATCGAACCGGTCGGGGGCAAAAGATTGACGTAAATCTGTTTTCCACGCAGGTTGCATGTTTGATAAACGTTGCCAGCAACTATCTCAATGCCGGCAAGGAGGCGAAACGCTGGGGAACGGCACACGAAAGCATTGTTCCGTATGAGGCGTTCGAAACGAAAACGGGTTACATTACGCTTGGCTGTGGAAGTGATGCGCAGTTTGTGTCGCTCTGCCGCTTGCTAGGCGTGGCAGAGTTAGCTCAGGATGAACGTTTCGCTAGCAACCGAACGCGCGTCTCGCACCGGAAGGAACTGATAGCAATCCTTTCGGACATTTTGAAGAGCAAATCGTCATCGGATTggatgcacatttttgaagGCGCATCATTTCCCGTCGGTCCAATAAACAGCATGAAAGAGGTTTTTGAGGATCGCCATTTGCAGGCCATTGGAATGGTTAAGACACTTCCGCATCCGTTAGCGGGAGAAGTAAAGCTTGTTGGCCCACCGGTAGTGTATGGGGAAGCGAAGAATGAAATTACTTCCGTTCCACCACAGCTGGGGCAGCATACAGATGAGGTCCTGCGAGGCTTACTAGGCTACGGAGATTCCGAATTGCAACGTTTGCGAAACGAGAAAATAATACAGTAA
- the LOC120900688 gene encoding F-box/WD repeat-containing protein 5 isoform X1: MAEIGDDVPLADRIRGKTVHQRGARESVESNSSSSSGCSEQDGEDGGTYMDNSPWVFMPEPLFIKIFLQLRARDVLNAGQCCKRWYKLSKDDYIWRKYFRQEFNVDPSIQLKRGAESWRAEYRRLTNNVPMVMTDVLTFHSHQVLHVSFSHNGKMFATCSKDGFVIVWNSAYPTTIRDSYDMRKLSWKYTQFSQFNQSDTLLLVSGVHFGSPHSTSGEIAVFTVQNGFKLKCRVTNRPYDIFGTWFSDQHLLSGDLSWLAHLVSSSILWLNKANQEVDSEHTPVRSQMYKFYNRNASSIRAIMVANCPWLSDEAEVKKEGEKEKGTSDAEQKSSDDEPGTSSGDRRAGNPLSHYQMSQDVDSDEEQDEGVDDGQDPRAAEDVPYQLLVGDQVDYASPIQYLQEFRQEYEESYYESSDDCLEDDEDDGDDEELSEGEDDLENMCPKYLIFSTGSKTYTPHQIGFKRITSVNFPRRIDPGPSLRERIALRDRQRELQVIMAEMSPEEIRLQYILQNEEPPMEPNWANYEAVAGRFDKVDKLIDLHGHIIGMGLSPDHRYLYVNSRPWPKNCVIRNPLDPPAIAQEIDIHVIDLMTLKKVGKMLRAHKAYTPNTECFFIFLDVCDNYVASGAEDMHAYLWDRYYGVCLAKYQHADVVNSVAFNPRDNEMLVTTSDDYEIRIWRSLSKAKKLGIPIVNRASEFRKQKSNRPPPPPQQQHQHCMRSFV; this comes from the exons ATGGCGGAAATCGGTGATGATGTGCCGTTGGCCGATAGGATCCGCGGCAAGACCGTGCATCAGCGCGGTGCTCGCGAAAGTGTGGAGTCAAACAGTTCGTCAAGCTCCGGCTGCAGCGAGCAGGACGGAGAGGACGGGGGAACGTACATGGACAACAGCCCGTGGGTGTTTATGCCCGAGCCGCTGTTTATAAAAATCTTTCTTCAACTTCGAGCGCGCGATGTCCTGAACGCTGGCCAATGCTGCAAACGTTGGTACAAACTGTCCAAAGATGATTACATCTGGCGAAAGTACTTCCGCCAGGAGTTTAACGTAGACCCATCGATCCAGCTGAAACGAG GTGCGGAAAGCTGGCGGGCCGAGTACCGACGCTTGACCAACAATGTGCCGATGGTAATGACGGATGTGCTGACCTTCCATTCACACCAAGTACTGCACGTTAGCTTTTCACACAACGGGAAAATGTTTGCCACCTGCTCCAAAGATGGGTTTGTAATC GTATGGAATTCGGCCTATCCAACGACGATACGGGACTCTTACGATATGCGCAAGCTAAGCTGGAAGTATACCCAGTTTTCACAGTTTAATCAAAGTGACACGCTGTTGCTTGTGTCCGGGGTCCATTTTGGCTCCCCGCATAGCACTTCCGGCGAGATTGCGGTGTTCACTGTACAAA ATGGGTTTAAGCTGAAATGCCGCGTAACGAATCGCCCCTACGACATATTTGGAACGTGGTTCAGTGATCAGCATTTGCTCTCGGGCGATCTGAGCTGGCTGGCACATTTGGTCAGCTCCTCAATACTGTGGCTCAACAAAGCGAACCAGGAGGTTGACTCAGAGCATACGCCAGTACGTAGCCAGATGTACAAATTCTACAATCGCAATGCCAGCTCCATACGTGCGATCATGGTCGCGAACTGTCCATGGTTAAGCGATGAAGCGGAAGTGAAAAAAGAAGGCGAAAAGGAAAAAGGCACCAGTGATGCAGAGCAAAAATCGTCGGACGACGAACCAGGAACCAGTAGTGGCGATCGTCGGGCCGGAAACCCTCTGTCACACTACCAGATGAGCCAGGACGTCGACTCGGACGAGGAACAGGACGAAGGCGTTGATGATG gcCAGGATCCCAGGGCAGCGGAAGATGTGCCGTACCAGCTGCTCGTTGGCGACCAGGTAGATTACGCTAGCCCGATACAGTATCTGCAAGAATTTCGCCAAGAGTACGAGGAGTCTTACTACGAATCCTCGGACGACTGTctcgaggacgacgaggacgacggtGACGATGAGGAGCTGTCCGAGGGGGAGGACGATTTAGAAAACATGTGTCCAAAGTATCTGATATTTTCCACCGGCTCAAAGACGTACACACCGCATCAGATCGGGTTCAAGCGCATCACGAGCGTCAACTTTCCGCGACGTATCGATCCGGGTCCATCGCTGCGTGAACGCATAGCGCTACGCGATCGGCAGCGCGAGCTACAGGTAATTATGGCCGAGATGTCACCGGAAGAAATCCGCCTGCAGTATATCTTACAGAATGAAGAGCCTCCGATGGAACCGAACTGGGCGAACTATGAGGCGGTGGCGGGACGATTCGACAAGGTGGACAAACTGATCGATCTGCACGGGCACATCATAGGGATGGGGCTGAGTCCGGACCACCGCTATCTGTACGTGAACAGCCGACCGTGGCCGAAGAACTGTGTGATTCGTAACCCGCTCGATCCGCCCGCGATCGCACAGGAGATCGATATACACGTGATAGACTTGATGACGCTCAAGAAGGTGGGCAAGATGCTGCGTGCCCACAAAGCCTATACACCCAATACGGAGTGTTTCTTCATCTTTCTGGACGTCTGTGATAATTATGTTGCCAG CGGTGCGGAAGACATGCATGCATACCTTTGGGATCGTTACTATGGCGTGTGTTTGGCAAAGTATCAGCACGCAGACGTAGTGAACAGCGTTGCCTTCAATCCGCGGGACAACGAGATGCTAGTGACTACCAGTGACGACTACGAGATAAGG ATTTGGCGATCGCTttccaaagcaaaaaagctgggCATACCAATCGTTAACCGAGCGTCCGAGTTTCGTAAACAGAAAAGCAACcgaccaccgccgccaccacagcagcagcatcagcactgCATGCGATCGTTTGTTTAG
- the LOC120900688 gene encoding F-box/WD repeat-containing protein 5 isoform X2, giving the protein MAEIGDDVPLADRIRGKTVHQRGARESVESNSSSSSGCSEQDGEDGGTYMDNSPWVFMPEPLFIKIFLQLRARDVLNAGQCCKRWYKLSKDDYIWRKYFRQEFNVDPSIQLKRGAESWRAEYRRLTNNVPMVMTDVLTFHSHQVLHVSFSHNGKMFATCSKDGFVIVWNSAYPTTIRDSYDMRKLSWKYTQFSQFNQSDTLLLVSGVHFGSPHSTSGEIAVFTVQNGFKLKCRVTNRPYDIFGTWFSDQHLLSGDLSWLAHLVSSSILWLNKANQEVDSEHTPVRSQMYKFYNRNASSIRAIMVANCPWLSDEAEVKKEGEKEKGTSDAEQKSSDDEPGTSSGDRRAGNPLSHYQMSQDVDSDEEQDEGVDDGQDPRAAEDVPYQLLVGDQVDYASPIQYLQEFRQEYEESYYESSDDCLEDDEDDGDDEELSEGEDDLENMCPKYLIFSTGSKTYTPHQIGFKRITSVNFPRRIDPGPSLRERIALRDRQRELQNEEPPMEPNWANYEAVAGRFDKVDKLIDLHGHIIGMGLSPDHRYLYVNSRPWPKNCVIRNPLDPPAIAQEIDIHVIDLMTLKKVGKMLRAHKAYTPNTECFFIFLDVCDNYVASGAEDMHAYLWDRYYGVCLAKYQHADVVNSVAFNPRDNEMLVTTSDDYEIRIWRSLSKAKKLGIPIVNRASEFRKQKSNRPPPPPQQQHQHCMRSFV; this is encoded by the exons ATGGCGGAAATCGGTGATGATGTGCCGTTGGCCGATAGGATCCGCGGCAAGACCGTGCATCAGCGCGGTGCTCGCGAAAGTGTGGAGTCAAACAGTTCGTCAAGCTCCGGCTGCAGCGAGCAGGACGGAGAGGACGGGGGAACGTACATGGACAACAGCCCGTGGGTGTTTATGCCCGAGCCGCTGTTTATAAAAATCTTTCTTCAACTTCGAGCGCGCGATGTCCTGAACGCTGGCCAATGCTGCAAACGTTGGTACAAACTGTCCAAAGATGATTACATCTGGCGAAAGTACTTCCGCCAGGAGTTTAACGTAGACCCATCGATCCAGCTGAAACGAG GTGCGGAAAGCTGGCGGGCCGAGTACCGACGCTTGACCAACAATGTGCCGATGGTAATGACGGATGTGCTGACCTTCCATTCACACCAAGTACTGCACGTTAGCTTTTCACACAACGGGAAAATGTTTGCCACCTGCTCCAAAGATGGGTTTGTAATC GTATGGAATTCGGCCTATCCAACGACGATACGGGACTCTTACGATATGCGCAAGCTAAGCTGGAAGTATACCCAGTTTTCACAGTTTAATCAAAGTGACACGCTGTTGCTTGTGTCCGGGGTCCATTTTGGCTCCCCGCATAGCACTTCCGGCGAGATTGCGGTGTTCACTGTACAAA ATGGGTTTAAGCTGAAATGCCGCGTAACGAATCGCCCCTACGACATATTTGGAACGTGGTTCAGTGATCAGCATTTGCTCTCGGGCGATCTGAGCTGGCTGGCACATTTGGTCAGCTCCTCAATACTGTGGCTCAACAAAGCGAACCAGGAGGTTGACTCAGAGCATACGCCAGTACGTAGCCAGATGTACAAATTCTACAATCGCAATGCCAGCTCCATACGTGCGATCATGGTCGCGAACTGTCCATGGTTAAGCGATGAAGCGGAAGTGAAAAAAGAAGGCGAAAAGGAAAAAGGCACCAGTGATGCAGAGCAAAAATCGTCGGACGACGAACCAGGAACCAGTAGTGGCGATCGTCGGGCCGGAAACCCTCTGTCACACTACCAGATGAGCCAGGACGTCGACTCGGACGAGGAACAGGACGAAGGCGTTGATGATG gcCAGGATCCCAGGGCAGCGGAAGATGTGCCGTACCAGCTGCTCGTTGGCGACCAGGTAGATTACGCTAGCCCGATACAGTATCTGCAAGAATTTCGCCAAGAGTACGAGGAGTCTTACTACGAATCCTCGGACGACTGTctcgaggacgacgaggacgacggtGACGATGAGGAGCTGTCCGAGGGGGAGGACGATTTAGAAAACATGTGTCCAAAGTATCTGATATTTTCCACCGGCTCAAAGACGTACACACCGCATCAGATCGGGTTCAAGCGCATCACGAGCGTCAACTTTCCGCGACGTATCGATCCGGGTCCATCGCTGCGTGAACGCATAGCGCTACGCGATCGGCAGCGCGAGCTACAG AATGAAGAGCCTCCGATGGAACCGAACTGGGCGAACTATGAGGCGGTGGCGGGACGATTCGACAAGGTGGACAAACTGATCGATCTGCACGGGCACATCATAGGGATGGGGCTGAGTCCGGACCACCGCTATCTGTACGTGAACAGCCGACCGTGGCCGAAGAACTGTGTGATTCGTAACCCGCTCGATCCGCCCGCGATCGCACAGGAGATCGATATACACGTGATAGACTTGATGACGCTCAAGAAGGTGGGCAAGATGCTGCGTGCCCACAAAGCCTATACACCCAATACGGAGTGTTTCTTCATCTTTCTGGACGTCTGTGATAATTATGTTGCCAG CGGTGCGGAAGACATGCATGCATACCTTTGGGATCGTTACTATGGCGTGTGTTTGGCAAAGTATCAGCACGCAGACGTAGTGAACAGCGTTGCCTTCAATCCGCGGGACAACGAGATGCTAGTGACTACCAGTGACGACTACGAGATAAGG ATTTGGCGATCGCTttccaaagcaaaaaagctgggCATACCAATCGTTAACCGAGCGTCCGAGTTTCGTAAACAGAAAAGCAACcgaccaccgccgccaccacagcagcagcatcagcactgCATGCGATCGTTTGTTTAG
- the LOC120900687 gene encoding solute carrier organic anion transporter family member 74D encodes MKSNQLCGISCWHPAWLQRFATPRSFIMVYGFLGTVQAMAYIYFVITLTTLEKRFKIPSSTTGIILSGNEISQILLSLILSYVGGHRNRPRWIAWGVVFCALSCFILALPHFIYGAGDEALQLTKEYIREREEDEARIRSHQNYTIMVKSTNRLCLDTSSPKECLETISVVPLVLIFMSQFVLGIGNTLYYSLGQTYLDDNTKKTNTPLMLAYASSLRTFGPVVGFALGYFALKIYIDPTKTPIIDSSDPRWLGAWWLGWILLGVAMIIFAFLIGMFPKEIPKKSKQADTNQAKRPHSTVPVMLMNDAEAFGKEKESLSKRQQQAVTENTAEFAESIVEFPQLKDFPMALMRLLKNKLLMFNILSGIFYILGSSGYITFLSKYIEVQFHKSTANATVITGPITLFGMVAGFLISGIIISKKKPSPKKLLFWNVIVGAGYMAGQISYLFLTCPDGTMPLVQGRLNLTTDCNSHCHCDGIPYSPVCQEDTGITFFSACHAGCDQWHTAEKYYDSCSCQNENYSPITKQPWEKYTTTFYTTQPNPSTTPQSITNADDQSKPTEAWLTSGTGSGSSSTVGQLDTTTLNVAADTIKLLAGNEPVVNYTLSHVELKTEDANLPPSDKPGDQLPNGAEQSDEPHQEQSSLPPIPEASVDDGTDRTTESSRRRRRLAVDKTDEEQHSTTTIPNQPDSILYTAKLVPGACLKGCAVGFYLFSIISSIINCLGASGRIGNLLVNYRCVSKQDKSFTQGLILMMISLFALIPGPIIYGRIIDSTCLVWTEECGKRGNCQLYDQKLFRYYINITALCLTSVGVFFDGLVWWYGKTLDLYGEREMAEKQQRQQQQQQHNQHKVHPEPISNHAFKHDS; translated from the exons GTATTATCCTGAGTGGCAATGAAATATCTCAGATCCTGCTATCCCTCATACTGTCGTACGTCGGTGGCCACCGGAACCGACCGCGCTGGATTGCCTGGGGTGTGGTGTTCTGTGCACTGTCCTGCTTCATCCTGGCCCTGCCGCACTTCATTTACGGCGCCGGCGATGAAGCCCTGCAGCTGACGAAGGAGTACATCCGGGAGCGGGAAGAAGACGAGGCGCGCATCCGCTCGCACCAGAACTACACGATCATGGTGAAGAGCACGAACCGGCTGTGTTTGGACACCTCCTCGCCAAAGGAATGCCTCGAGACGATCTCGGTCGTACCGTTGGTGCTGATCTTCATGTCCCAGTTTGTGCTCGGCATCGGCAATACACTGTACTATTCGCTCGGCCAAACGTACCTGGACGATAATACGAAGAAAACCAACACCCCGCTGATGCTGGCATACGCATCCTCCCTACGCACGTTTGGGCCGGTGGTTGGATTTGCGCTCG GATACTTTGCGCTGAAGATCTACATCGATCCTACCAAGACGCCCATCATTGACAGCTCCGATCCGCGGTGGCTTGGAGCATGGTGGCTCGGCTGGATATTGCTCGGTGTGGCGATGATCATCTTCGCCTTTCTGATCGGAATGTTTCCAAAGGAAATACCGAAGAAATCGAAGCAGGCCGATACGAACCAAGCCAAGCGCCCACACTCCACCGTCCCCGTCATGCTGATGAACGACGCGGAAGCATTCGGCAAGGAGAAGGAAAGTCTCAGCAAACGTCAGCAGCAGGCTGTGACGGAGAACACTGCCGAGTTTGCCGAAAGTATTGTCGAGTTTCCGCAACTGAAAG ATTTTCCCATGGCCTTGATGCGACTGCTCAAGAACAAGCTGCTTATGTTTAACATCCTATCGGGGATCTTTTACATTCTCGGCTCCAGCGGGTACATCACCTTCCTGAGCAAGTACATCGAGGTGCAATTTCATAAGTCCACCGCGAATGCGACCGTCATCACTGGGCCCATAACGCTCTTCGGCATGGTCGCCGGGTTCCTGATATCCGGCATAATTATATCGAAGAAAAAGCCCTCGCCCAAGAAGCTGCTGTTCTGGAACGTTATCGTCGGTGCGGGATACATGGCCGGGCAGATATCCTACCTCTTCCTGACCTGTCCCGACGGTACGATGCCGTTGGTGCAGGGTCGACTGAATCTTACGACCGACTGTAACAGCCACTGCCACTGTGACGGGATACCGTACAGCCCGGTCTGTCAGGAGGACACGGGCATTACCTTCTTTTCCGCCTGTCATGCCGGGTGCGATCAGTGGCACACGGCAGAAAAGTATTACGACAGTTGCTCCTGCCAAAATGAAAACTATTCCCCCATCACTAAGCAGCCGTGGGAAAAATACACGACCACTTTCTATACAACCCAGCCCAATCCATCTACAACACCGCAGAGCATTACAAATGCAGACGATCAAAGTAAGCCCACAGAGGCTTGGTTGACTTCCGGCACGGGCAGTGGGAGCTCCTCAACGGTCGGACAGTTGGATACAACTACACTGAACGTTGCAGCTGACACGATTAAACTATTGGCCGGCAATGAACCAGTGGTTAACTACACTCTTTCCCACGTTGAGCTGAAGACGGAAGACGCCAACCTACCCCCGTCAGATAAGCCCGGCGATCAGCTGCCGAATGGTGCGGAACAGTCTGACGAGCCGCACCAGGAACAAAGCTCTTTGCCGCCCATTCCGGAAGCCTCAGTCGACGATGGTACCGATCGAACAACGGAATCTTCGCGTCGGAGAAGGCGACTAGCGGTGGACAAAACCGACGAGGAGCAACACTCTACAACGACCATACCGAACCAACCGGACAGCATACTGTACACGGCGAAACTGGTCCCTGGCGCATGCCTCAAAGGATGTGCAGTGGGTTTCTATCTCTTTTCCATCATCTCCAGCATTATCAACTGTTTGGGTGCGTCTGGTCGAATCGGTAATCTGCTGGTCAACTATCG ATGCGTCTCGAAGCAGGACAAATCTTTCACCCAAGGATTgatactgatgatgattagtTTGTTCGCATTAATTCCTGGCCCGATTATCTACGGAAGAATTATCGACAGCACGTGTCTAGTGTGGACGGAAGAGTGCGGCAAACGGGGCAACTGTCAACTGTACGACCAGAAGCTGTTCCGATATTACATTAACATTACAGCATTGT GTCTTACGTCGGTGGGAGTGTTTTTCGATGGTTTGGTATGGTGGTATGGCAAAACGTTAGATTTGTACGGTGAGCGGGAAATGGCGGAAAAGCAACagagacagcagcagcaacagcaacacaaccaGCACAAAGTTCATCCAGAACCGATCAGTAATCATGCGTTCAAACATGATTCGTGA